In Arthrobacter sp. PAMC25284, a single genomic region encodes these proteins:
- a CDS encoding Gfo/Idh/MocA family oxidoreductase has translation MKNVALGLVGVGRIGVMHANNISALNEVLNPRGVNVSLRLTDVAADHARTVAAGLGAGFLPSVEALIGSGINGLVIATGTGTHPELIKAGVDAGIPVFCEKPVAMNVADSEPVLDYIRANGGTVQIGHQRRFDAGYLAAKRAYEAGDLGWIHSLRALTCDMTPPPVEFLASSGGLFRDCSVHDFDILRWLTGREIVEVYARGSNNGDPAIGAVGDVDTALALVTFDDGTLGTVSASRYNGAGHDVRLEIQGSAGSLMVGLDGKSALASAEAGVTFPEGVSHLTFAERFDQAYRSELAAFVELILGERENPCTPEDAVAASRVADAAQESLETGVPVRVVLAAAGR, from the coding sequence ATGAAAAACGTCGCCCTTGGACTCGTCGGCGTGGGGCGCATCGGCGTCATGCACGCCAACAACATCAGCGCCCTCAATGAGGTTCTGAACCCGCGGGGCGTCAATGTCAGCCTCCGGCTCACCGACGTTGCTGCGGACCATGCCCGGACCGTTGCTGCCGGTCTCGGTGCCGGGTTTCTGCCGTCGGTGGAGGCACTGATCGGCTCCGGCATCAACGGCCTGGTCATCGCCACCGGCACCGGCACCCATCCGGAGCTGATCAAGGCCGGCGTCGATGCCGGTATCCCGGTGTTCTGCGAGAAGCCGGTCGCGATGAATGTCGCTGACTCCGAGCCCGTGCTGGACTACATCCGGGCCAACGGCGGCACGGTCCAGATCGGCCACCAGCGGCGCTTCGACGCCGGATACCTGGCGGCCAAACGCGCCTACGAAGCCGGGGACCTGGGCTGGATCCACTCCCTGCGGGCGTTGACCTGCGACATGACCCCGCCGCCGGTGGAATTCCTGGCCAGCTCCGGAGGGCTGTTCCGGGACTGCTCGGTCCACGATTTCGACATCCTGCGCTGGCTGACGGGACGCGAAATCGTGGAGGTCTATGCCCGGGGCTCCAACAACGGCGATCCCGCCATCGGTGCGGTCGGGGATGTGGACACGGCTCTCGCGCTGGTGACGTTCGACGACGGCACGCTGGGCACCGTCAGCGCCTCGCGCTACAACGGGGCCGGCCACGACGTCCGGCTGGAGATTCAGGGCTCGGCCGGCTCACTGATGGTCGGCCTGGACGGGAAGTCCGCCCTGGCCTCGGCCGAAGCCGGGGTTACGTTCCCGGAAGGAGTGTCGCACCTGACCTTCGCGGAGCGCTTCGACCAGGCTTACCGCTCGGAGCTGGCAGCCTTCGTCGAACTGATCCTGGGCGAGCGGGAAAACCCGTGCACCCCCGAAGATGCGGTGGCCGCATCCCGGGTGGCCGACGCCGCCCAGGAATCGCTCGAGACCGGTGTCCCGGTCCGTGTGGTCCTGGCCGCCGCCGGGCGCTAG